The following nucleotide sequence is from Anolis sagrei isolate rAnoSag1 chromosome 11, rAnoSag1.mat, whole genome shotgun sequence.
gttgcaattggccaccttgattagcatttagcagtttaaaggtctggcttcttaacacctgggggaatcctttgttgggaggtgattacctGGCTCTGATTgtaggaccaggaaagcacatctactgtgttccctgactttccttctacactgcagattttctgaaggagaggaagggaaggagaaaaggaaactaAAAGGGTGAAAGCCCCCAAATGTGTGTACgcactccacccacctcctcaactcccagtcagtcccactaaataaaaacaaccaggaaaataaaggaaaataaaaaaaaaatcagctgtgatgctgaataggggaggaggagccaagttTGGCTCTGACTTGCTTATGTTGCAGGCAGGTTTTCTTATCGGGAAGGCCATTACCGTTATAAGCTCCCAAAGTACCAATGGTACTGaaggaaatgggggaaatggaagaaatgaaatCCACACACAAGCCTACCAGGAAGTCACAACTAGTTGCCTTCCCCAACTTGGTATCTTCCAAATGTTATGGACCATAACTTCATGATGAATGATCTTGTTGCCTGGAAATGATGAGTTCTAGTCCAATAGAACTAGCGTGAAGAAGACTTGGTTGAGTTGCATTGATCAATGACCAGGCTCAATTTAAGAAGGCTTTGAGTGTTCCTGTAGTTCAGTATGATTTTGGATTCAtttggatgaaaaaaaaaacctctattcCTCATGAATGCCtaccctaaggcagtgtttctcaacctgggggtcaggacccctggaggggtcgcaaaggggtgtcagaggggtcaccaaagaccatcagaaaatacagtattgtctgttggtcatgtagggttctctgtgggaagtttggaccaaccCCGATTTCaacataattattattactagcttgggtttggtccaattctatcattggtggggttcagaatgttctttgattgtgggagaactctaaatcccagtaactacaactcctaaatgtcaaggtctattttccccaaactccaccactgttcacatttgggcatattgagtattaaatgccaagtttggttcagatccatcattatttgagtctgcagtgctctctggatgtaggtgaactacaactcccaaactcaaggtcaatgccaaataatccttccattattttctgttggtcaggggagttctgtgtgccaagtttggttcaattccatcgttggtggcgttcagaatgctctttgattataggtgaactatacatcccaacaactgcaactgccaaatgacaaaatcaatctcccctcaATCCTACAGTactcaaatttgagtgtatttgtaccaaatttggtccagcgaatgaaaatatatcctgcatatcaggtatttacattacgataaaTAATAGAAGCAaacttacagttgtgaagtagcaacaaaaataattttatagcttggggttcaccacaacatgaggaactgtattaaggggtcatggcattaggaaagttgagaaacactgccctaagacACCATATCCTATCTGttctgtcacacactgggcctgtaataattgacttttggaataggacgtgcaacttgtgcccagcaggaagccagggcgccacgaaagaggccctcaaggattttcctgaagaaatggtctttagatggcttgaaaggttaaacaaagtcctttgttattgaacaaattaaacagatatttctcaaatcttcaatgagtcaaacaaatgcttcaaggcttttaatcaactggtggcttccttaatcttgtccacaagggacaggcaactgtcttcgtttattgttcttatactttgagaggaaaacccttttttaacctctcccaggctgtctgttatctaagttttgttggtgtgggatctactaccgattccaaactgcatcttggtatcgagtaaacctaccagacaaagcttgtagagtctccagctggagttctttgggtctgtaaagctgttttccctctggaatttctttaagactttagagCTGTtttcctcagatgctgtaagacTGAGAGGCTgaaagctcccagccagagctttgggaatttccccccggaatgtcttgagaaatgaagcttttctgcaggtgaagcttgtccatgtcttctaacttagctttcctcactaagactaactaaaaattgccccctcttcccttcccatctccctgggagaaggggaggatccaaacttaacaatgatagacaggtgacttgccctatgactgcaaaccaaaggaagccaccgttttgcagaatccctgaaactttggaatgtatacaaacacttaatagaaagaaaagaaagttggagctcctggtacagacgtaccagcacactgTCTTATCTATGGCAAGTGAGTAGACTCAGCTCTCAGATGCTATCCcacaaggagagaatgcttctggaacatggccttacagcccggaaaactcacaacaacccagtgattccggccatgaaagccttcaacaacacattaaacctCTTTTTGTTTGATTTTCCTAAAACCCACTTGTACAAAATGTTGATTCATTGTATCTCAGTGGAAATTAGCATCCAATAAGTTACTTATTGGGGAAGAAAAATCAATGCCCAAAGTGGCTTTTGTGACGGTTCAAAAGGATGTTACAGGAGCAGGCTTTTCTCCATCTCTGTCTCTTTGTAAGAGTTGTGCAGATGCATGGACAAGTTTCTGCCTCTGTTTGAGTTATTTTTGACATCAAAATGAACCTCCTAAAAGGAGGAAATGGGCGCTAAGGGGTGGGTTGGAGAAGGACAGAGTGTTAGCCACAACTGAGAAGCAAGGAGGGACTTTGAGAAGGTCCGTGCTCATATAGAAAGCGAAAATAAGAGACCTGCTTTGTTTGCCTGTGGGCGCTCATGCCATGGACAACTCTTCTCAAACGGCAGgagcttcctcccttctcctgccAATGAACAGCAACAGCACAGTGCGATGCCAGCCTCCAGGGCTTCACCCGGCCATCCCAACAGTGTTGGCCATCCTCTCAACCGGCGGCTTGGTCTTCAATGCCTTCAGTTTGTGGATCTTCTGGTTCACCCTCAAGCGCTGGAGCTCTGGCATCATGCTCCAGTTCAACCTGGCCTTGGCTGATGCCATCATCCTCCCGGTCACCCCTCTGACGGTGGCCTACTTCAGTTTGGGCAACCACTGGCCCTTTGGGGAGTTCCTTTGCCAGCTCCAGGTCTTCTTGCTCAGCACCCATCTCTACGGCAGCATCTACTTCTTGATGCTCATCAGCGTCCACCGGTACCAAGCCACGGTCCACTACAACGCCAGGTCGCTCTGGAAGAAGAAGTCCTTCTTGAAGAAGCTCATTATGGTCTTCTGGATTATCCTCTTCCTGCAAGGCTTCCCCGTCTTCTTCTCCCTCAAGACCTCCATCATCGACAGCAAGGTGAAGTGCCTCAGCATCTACCAATCGGAGCACTCCGAACTCTACCTGGCCTACAGCATTTTCCTGGGGATCCTctgtttccttctccccttcGGCGTCTCCTTGGCCTCCTACATCATGCTCGGGATGGCCATCACTAACATCAGCCAAGCCAACCTCCGAGGCCGGGTCATGAAGGCCAAGTCCATACAGATGATCACCATTGCGTTGGTcattttcgccatctgcttcacTCCTCTCCACATTTGTGGCACCGTGGCAGCCATTGCGAGGTATTACGACCTCCCTTGCGAGAGTCTCCACAATGTGGAGATTGCCTATTATTTATCCGTGGTCTTCACCATGGTCAACTGTTGTCTAGATCCGTTCCTCTATAATGCTGCTAATGAGAAATTCCATAAGTTCTTTTTCAAGTCCTTGGGAAAGCTGCTCTTCTCTAAGTGACAGGATCATCCTTGGAGGAAACAAGGTAAGGGATCCAAGCTCACCTTTTCTGCCTCTCCACCCATTTCTTTTGATCACAGGCTggatccatactgccatataattccaaactgcattatatggcagtatagatccaactTCAGTCAACATGAAGACAGACATCACTAGTAGAGGTTaagcatctcttatccaaaatgttatGGATTTTTTCCTATATTTTAGCATacctgtaggtaaaggtaaaggtcttcccttgatattaagtctagtcgtgtccgactctgggggttggtgcttatgtccatttctaagccgaagagccagcgttgtccataaacatctccaaggtcatgtggccagcatgactgcatggagtgctgttaccttcctgtcggagcagtacctattgatctattcacatttgcatgttttcgaactgctaggttagcagaagctggggctaacagccgaagctcacgctgctccctggattcgaacctgtgacattttaatgtattgtcgaaggctttcatggccggaatcactgggttgttgtaggtttttttgggctatgtggccatgttctagagcagcgtttctcaacctgggggtcaggacccctggaggggtcgagagggggtgtcagaggggtcgccaaagacacagtattttccgttagtcatgggggttctgtgtgggaagtttggttcaattctaaccttgatggggttcagaatgctctttgattgtaggtaaactataaatcccagtaactacaactcccaatgtcaaggtctattttccccaaactctatgtaaaggtaaaggtagtcccctgacattaagtccagtcatgtctgacactggggtgtggtgctcatctccatttctaagccgaagagccagcgttgtccgtagacacctccaaggtcatgtggccggcatgactgcatggagcgccgttaccttcccgccggagcggtacctattgatctgctcacatttgcatgtttttgaactgctaggttggcagaagctagggctgacagcggaagctcacgctgctccccagaatcgaaccccAAACTCTAGCagagttcaaatttgggcatattgattttcatgtcaaatttggtccagattcattattgtttgagtccacagtgctctcgggatgtaggtgaactacaactccaaaactcaaggtcagtgcccatcacacccttccagtattttctgttggacatgggaattctgtgtgccaattttggttcaattccatcattggtggaatcatccgggtgtcccctgggcaacgtccttgcagacggccaattctctcacaccagaagcgacttgcagtttctcaagtcgctcctgacacggccaaaaaaaaaattggtggagtttggaatgctctttgattgtaggtgaaatataaatcccagcaactacaactcccaaatgacaaagtcaatccaatgccaccagtgttcaaatttgggtatattgggtatttttgccaaatttggtccagtgaatgaaaatacatcctgcatttcagatatttacattatgcttcataacagtagcaaaattaccattgtgaagttgtcatgaaaataatttgctggttggaggtcaccacaacatgaggaactgtgttaaggggtcgcggcattaggaagattgagaaccactgttctagaggcattctctcctgatgtttcgcctgcatctatggcaagcagcctacctctgaggatgcttgccacagatgcaggcaaaacgtcaggagagaatgcctctagaacatggccatatagcccgaaaaaacctacaaccaccctgTGACATTTTGGTCAaccaactcagtggtttaacccactccgccactgggggctcccttagAATAGCTGTATTAGCACAATATgtccataatgagatatcttcgAGATGGGACTCAAGCCTAAACGTCAGCATATACTAtgcttcatatataccttatagacataccctgaaggtaatttcatacaccgtattttaaataattttgtgcatggaacaCATTTTGCATACATTGAACCATTGGAAAGCAAAGGTCTCACTATCTCAGCTCCACAAATGGATGATTTGGGAgtattctggattttggaatccTGGAGAAGGGATGCTCAACATGTATGAGGGTGAGtcgaaaagtaatgcctccatcactCTGACTTTTATTTCTGTCACAGCTTTTGGACAATCTACACATGATGTGATAGAGGTAACCTTCCTCTATTGATACAGTCTTTTCCTGTTcagattgactgattagaaccatgtatctgaagctaaaagaaagagtcaCCATTGAATTTCTtgcaaaagaaggttgtgcactATTAAAGCTAACTTTGGGTCTGGAGACGAAAACAAACTATTTTGGCTGAATTGTGGCACAACACAATGCTCTGAAATTCTCAGCATGGTAAGCCATCTGCTACTCCCAAGAAATTATGGCACATTTTGTAGATATTGAGCAACACTGAGcacatttaacaacaacaacaacaacaacaaatggttaTTCTGTCTCCTGATTTTGCATTCTGATTTTGCTAACTGCTCAAGGGATCTTCCCAATGAAGTCATTGgcttccggtggcgcagtgggttaaacccctgtgccggcaggactgaagactgacaagtcacaggttcgaatccgggaagagctccccctaccagctccagctcctcatgcggggacatgagagaagcctcccacaaggatgacaaaacatcaaatcatccgggtgtcccctgggcaacgtccttgcagacggccaattccctcacaccagaagcgacttgcagtttctcaaatttttcctgacacgacaaaaaaaagtcatTGGATTCAATTTGTTGAAGCCAATATTTTCATTGCCACAAGGACTAGAAAATATGCCTTCAAAtcaatttctttatttctttattgtatcagaagcaaaccaagggtacagtattttaaaaacttggcattatactaaatgtcctttgaccaaaagctgacagagttctttctcccagcctggacattattccacagatggataaaccccacttgcctagtttccaacagacctcacatcctctgaggatgcctgctatagatgtaggagaaacatcaggagagaatgcttctggaacacggccatacagcccagaaaactcatgttaacccagtgattccagccacaaaaccctttgacaatacagtattgTAGTTgtgaatgtatttttgaatgttaggtaaaggtaaaggtttccccctgacattaagtccaatcgtgtccatctctggggtgtggtgcgtcaaacagggatgtgtttttcccccaactttattctccatcttcatcgctatgatacttcaccttgttgatgggaagcttcccaccggagtggaaatcatctatcggacagatggcaagctgtttaacctcagcaaactgaaagccaaaactaaggttacaacatgttatagaactccagtatgctgatgacaatgtcgacTGTGACCATTCAGCAGAAGAtgcacaagccactctaaacaccttcgcagaagcatatgagaagcttggcctgtcattgaacatcgagaaaaccagagtgctcttccagcagtcaccacccaatccctctccaatgccagagatacagcttaatggtgtaacattagaaaatgttgaccatttccgctaccttggcagccacctctccaccataGTCAACatggacaccgaaatacaacaccacctgagctctgtgagtgcagcatttttccgaacaaagcagagagtgtttgaggaccagaacatccgtagggataccaaggtgcttgtctataaagctattgtcctcccaaccctgctatactcctgcgaaacgtggactgtctacagacgccacatgcaactcctggaacaattccatcagtgctgcttccgtaaaatcctgcaaatctcgggaagacaagtggacaagcgttagtgtgctagaagaagcaaagaccaccagcactgaagcgatggtcctccgccatcaactctgctggaccggccacgttgtccggatgcccgaccaccgtctcccaaagcagttctctactccgaactcaagaacggaaaatggaatgttgatggacaggaaaagagattgaaagatgggctcaaagccaaccttaaaaactctggcatagacactgagaactgggaagccctggcccttgagcgctccagctggaggtcagctgtgaccagcagtgctgcagaatttgaagaggcacaaatggagggtgaaagagagaaacgtgccaggcgGAAGGCGGGTCAAgacaaccctgaccgggactgccttccacctggaaaccaatgccctcactgcaggagaagatgcaggtcaagaatagggctccacagccacctacggatccacaagaacacTGAtgctggaagactatcctacttgtccaacgaggaatcgcctaagtaagtaaggtgctaatttccatttctaagccaaagagccagcgttgtctgtagacacctccaatgcccAATTCCTAGAGGACCAGCACAAAGTTTTATAACCTTGTGAAGAGATGCAGAAGATGCAGAAAAGTTGCCTGTGTCCAGATGTCATATGTTTtctgagaaagaggaggaaagaccAAGAGAAGGGGAACTGAGACATACCCAGGATGTTTCAAGAAAGAGCCTGGATGCAAAGCCCTGAATAGGCAAGAgaaatcaaaacaaaactaaGTGGAAAGTCTTGATACTTCCCTTTTTCAAAAAAGGGAAATCCTGAATATTGTCAATGAAAGTCCTTTCATAACAAGCAGCTATGTTAATGATTTGCCAAATTAAGTGTGTTTCGCATCACCTTGCTGGTTGATTTCAGTGGTAATGACGAACTGGGGGTTTGACATtctgacagtgtttctcagccttccaaatgccacgaccccttaatacagttcgtcatgttgtggtgacccccaaccataaaattatttttgttgctacttcacacctgccattttgctactgttatgaatcgttatgtaaatatccgatatgcaggatgtattttcattcactggaccacatttggcatgaatatccgatacacccaaatttgaatactggtgggcttttgACGTTGAGTAGGCTGAATAggccatatgaagctgacacttggcaccttgtgaattggcggcagttagttttatctactgttgtattattttgattttatgctacatgtgttggcGGGGGTTGTTGTTACAATTTTATGTGACGTTTTatatttttgtaccatttttacccgttgtcggtcttcagtccggcacaggactgaagaccgacaggtcgcaagttcgaatccgggaaaggcgaatgagctccctctatcagctccagctcctcatgcggggacatgagagaagcctccctcaaggatgataaaaacatcaattcatccaggcgtcccctgggcaacgtccttgcagacggccaattctctcacaccagaattgacttgcaatttctcaggtcgctcctgacatgacaaaaaaaaccaaaaactgttgtgtgttatatgtgcaccttggagtgccttgtaagctgccccaagtcccttcgcaaagatggtggcaggataaaaataaagattattattattattattattattattattatcattattatttgaaacacaacaagatgagttcacagcagacactctgctggctgttgtattggatcacatgttggacacttcccaagtgtctaggactgtgtgatgtatcggcgaataatgcgtgcagatcccagtagggtggcctgcTGCCGCTGGcagctggcaattttgtcagcacctattgtgtttaagtgcaggccaaggtctttaggcactgcacccagtatgctgaccaccactgggaccaccttgactggcttgtgtcaaagtctttgcagttcgatctttaaatcctcatatcgtgtcagtttttccagttgtttctctgcaatcctgctgtcgcctgggattgcaatatcgatgatccatactttgttttttaacacgatcgtgaggtcaggagtgttgtgctacaaaactctgtttgtctgaatacggaagtcccagaggagtttggcatgttcattctctgtaccATCTCATGAAGGGAGTCAGGGCGACACTGCAcccgatgatgatgataatgatgatgatgatgatgatgatgatgatgattgctgttgttgttgtttcctgcCGCTGAGGAAACTCTGACCACTGGTGACACCAGGAGGAATCCCCAGCTAACAAATGTCCGGATCCTAGCTTGGCTGGCTTTTCATCCAATCAGGGGAGGGCACGGATATATTGAATGGCTTTCCAAGAGAATAAAATGTCCTATACTTTGCTACATGCTTTATGCCAGATCCATTGAGAGTAGAGACTCTGTatctgacatcctttcaaatctgAAAGTAATAAACCTCTGTTTCTAATGCCTTCAAACCCAGttagtgtcatagaatcatagagtttctcatgggccatccagtccaaccctctgccaagaggcaggaaaattgcattcaaagcacccctgacagatggccatccagcctctatttaaactctcccaaagaaggagcctccaccacactctggggcagagagttccactgctgaacggctcccacagacaggaagttcttcctaaagtttaggtggaatctcctttcttgtagttcgaagccattgttccattgcgtcctagtctccagggcagcagaaaacaagcttgctccctcttccctatatCTTACTCTCATGTCttcctctttaagccactcctcatagggcttgttctccagacccttgatcattttagtcaccctcctctggacacattatatttttacatggctatcatgtctcctctcagccttctcttcttcaggctaaacatgcccagctccttaagccgctcctcatagggcttgttcaccagacccttgatcattttagtcaccctcctctgggcacattatatttttacatggctatcatgtctcctctcagccttctcttcttcaggctaaacatgcccagctctttaagccgctcctcatagggcttgttctccagacccttgatcattttagttgccttgaTATTCAGTTGCCAGCTTTTGACggtgttgcaatgggttaaaccattgagctgctgactttactgactggaaggttggcggttcgaatccacgggatggggtgagctcctactgttagccccagctcttgccaacctagcagtatgaaaacatgcaaatatgagtagatcaataggtaccgccttggcgggaaggtaaacagcactccatgtagtcatgctggccacatgacccaggaggtgtctatggacaatgcaggctctttggctatgaaatggagatgagcaccaccccccagagccggagatgaaggGGAATCCTTTATCTctatctgtgtatttgtgtttcattgtttcgaagcattgaatgtttatcttgtgtctgtatatgtctgtatatgctggaatccactctgagtcccctcagggagattgggtggaatacaaataaagtattattattattcctcattTTTATGAAGCCTTTTTCTTTCACCAACAGTTTAAGGAACTGAAGATCCCAAGAGGCGTCACAAAAGCCATGTATGGCATAGGAAGGCTTGAAGGATTGTTGTTTCACTTCCTGCATCACTTCTCGGAGGTTGTCTCCAAAAATATCCCCTGGAGAAGAGAAAGTCGGTAAGCACCAGCTCTAAAGGTGGAAACATTTGCCGTCTTGCTACACAAGCGAGAGAACGAGAGCTCATAACATTTTCTACCACCTTCTTTTCCTGCTCCATTTCTGGTCTTGTGGACAGTTCCTCCTCCTAAATTTGGAGCCTGCTCTCTTCATCTGCCAATGAATATCACCAACTCAACCGAATGCCCATCCCAAGAGCTGCATCCAATCATCCCAGCCTTCCTGGGCATCTTCTCCGTGGCCGGCTTGGTCTTCAACGCCTTCAGTTTATGGATCTTCTGGTTTGCCCTCAAGCGCTGGAATTCTAGCATCATGCTGCAGTTCAACCTCGCTTTGGTGGACACCATGATCCTTCCAGTCACTCCTTTGATGGTGACCTATTTCAGCATGGGCAACGACTGGCCTTTTGGGGAGTTCCTCTG
It contains:
- the LOC132763929 gene encoding P2Y purinoceptor 2-like, whose product is MDNSSQTAGASSLLLPMNSNSTVRCQPPGLHPAIPTVLAILSTGGLVFNAFSLWIFWFTLKRWSSGIMLQFNLALADAIILPVTPLTVAYFSLGNHWPFGEFLCQLQVFLLSTHLYGSIYFLMLISVHRYQATVHYNARSLWKKKSFLKKLIMVFWIILFLQGFPVFFSLKTSIIDSKVKCLSIYQSEHSELYLAYSIFLGILCFLLPFGVSLASYIMLGMAITNISQANLRGRVMKAKSIQMITIALVIFAICFTPLHICGTVAAIARYYDLPCESLHNVEIAYYLSVVFTMVNCCLDPFLYNAANEKFHKFFFKSLGKLLFSK